In Balaenoptera ricei isolate mBalRic1 chromosome 4, mBalRic1.hap2, whole genome shotgun sequence, the following are encoded in one genomic region:
- the TNK2 gene encoding activated CDC42 kinase 1 isoform X5 — protein MQPEEGTGWLLELLSEVQLQQYFLRLRDDLNVTRLSHFEYVKNEDLEKIGMGRPGQRRLWEAVKRRKAVCKRKSWMSKVFSGKRLEAEFPPHHSQSTFRKTSPTPGGPAVEGSLQSLTCLIGEKDLHLFEKLGDGSFGVVRRGEWDAPSGKTVSVAVKCLKPDVLSQPEAMDDFIREVNAMHSLDHRNLIRLYGVVLTPPMKMVTELAPLGSLLDRLRKHQGHFLLGTLSRYAVQVAEGMGYLESKRFIHRDLAARNLLLATRDLVKIGDFGLMRALPQNDDHYVMQEHRKVPFAWCAPESLKTRTFSHASDTWMFGVTLWEMFTYGQEPWIGLNGSQILHKIDKEGERLPRPEDCPQDIYNVMVQCWAHKPEDRPTFVALRDFLLEAQPTDMRALQDFEEPDKLHIQMNDVITVIEGRAENYWWRGQNTRTLCVGPFPRNVVTSVAGLSAQDISQPLQNSFIHTGHGDSDPRHCWGFPDRIDELYLGNPMDPPDLLSVELSTSRPTQHLGRVKREPPPRPPQPAIFTQSKWGCSWCLGPRPRPLSPLISLLLEEPTYDPVSEDQDPLSSDFKRLGLRKPGLPRGLWLAKPSARVPGTKAGRGSSEVTLIDFGEEPVVPAPQPCAPSLAQLAMDACSLLDKTPPQSPSRALPRPLHPTPVVDWDARPLPPPPAYDDVAQDEDDLEVCSINSTLGGGKPPNSAQTAEIFQALQQECMRQLQVPAGSLVPSPSPVGDDKPQVPPRVPIPPRPTRPRGELSPAPSGEEEMGRWPGPASPPRVPPREPLSPQGSRTPSPLVPRGSSPLPPRLSSSPGKTMPTTQSFASDPKYATPQVIQAPGPRAGPCILPIVRDGKKVSNTHYYLLPERPPYLERYQRFLRETRSPEEPAPMPVPLLLPPPGIPAPAAPTATVRPMPQAAPDPKANFSTNTSNSGAQPPALRATARLPQRGCPGDGPEAGRPADKIQMLQAMVHGVTTEECQAALQSHSWSVQRAAQYLKVEQLFGLGLRPRGECHKVLEMFDWNLEQAGCHLLGSCGPAHHKR, from the exons ATGCAGCCGGAGGAGGGCACAGGCTGGCTGCTGGAGCTGCTGTCCGAGGTGCAGCTGCAGCAATATTTCCTGCGGCTCCGCGACGACCTCAACGTTACCCGCCTGTCCCACTTTGAGTATGTCAAGAATGAGGACCTGGAGAAGATTGGCATGGGCCGGCCTG GCCAGCGGCGGCTGTGGGAGGCTGTGAAGAGGAGGAAGGCCGTGTGCAAGCGCAAGTCCTGGATGAGCAAG GTGTTCAGTGGAAAGCGGCTGGAGGCTGAGTTCCCCCCTCATCACTCTCAGAGCACCTTCCGGAAGACCTCACCCACCCCCGGAGGCCCAGCAGTGGAGGGATCCCTGCAGAGCCTCACCTGCCTCATTGGGGAGAAGGACCTGCATCTCTTTGAGAAGCTGGGAGATGGCTCCTTCGGCGTGGTGCGCAGGGGCGAGTGGGACGCGCCCTCAGGGAAGACG GTGAGTGTGGCTGTGAAGTGCCTGAAGCCTGATGTGCTGAGCCAGCCAGAGGCCATGGACGACTTCATCCGGGAGGTCAATGCCATGCACTCGCTTGACCACCGAAACCTCATTCGCCTCTACGGTGTGGTGCTCACGCCGCCCATGAAGATG GTGACAGAGCTGGCACCTCTGGGATCGTTGTTGGACCGGCTGCGCAAGCACCAGGGCCACTTCCTCCTGGGTACCCTGAGCCGCTACGCTGTGCAGGTGGCTGAGGGCATGGGCTACCTGGAGTCCAAGCGCTTTATTCACCGTGACCTGGCCGCCCGCAATCTGCTGTTGGCCACCCGTGACCTGGTCAAGATCGGGGACTTCGGGCTGATGCGAGCACTACCCCAGAATGACGACCACTACGTCATGCAGGAGCATCGCAAGGTGCCCTTTGCCTG GTGTGCCCCTGAGAGCCTGAAGACTCGCACCTTCTCCCATGCCAGCGACACCTGGATGTTTGGGGTCACGCTGTGGGAGATGTTCACCTATGGCCAGGAGCCCTGGATTGGCCTCAATGGCAGTCAG ATCCTGCATAAGATTGACAAGGAGGGGGAGCGTCTGCCCCGGCCCGAGGACTGCCCCCAGGACATCTACAATGTCATGGTTCAGTGCTGGGCTCACAAGCCAGAGGACAGACCCACCTTTGTGGCCCTGAGGGACTTCCTGCTGGAG gcccagcccactGACATGCGGGCCCTTCAGGACTTTGAGGAACCAGACAAGCTGCACATCCAGATGAACGATGTCATCACCGTCATTGAGGGGAG GGCTGAGAATTACTGGTGGCGCGGGCAGAACACACGGACGCTGTGCGTGGGGCCCTTCCCTCGCAACGTGGTGACCTCTGTGGCCGGCCTGTCGGCCCAGGACATCAGCCAGCCCCTGCAGAACAGCTTCATTCACACAGGGCATGGCGACAGCGACCCCCGGcactgctggggcttccctgacaGGATTGATGA ACTGTATCTGGGAAACCCCATGGACCCTCCCGACCTGCTGAGTGTGGAACTGAGCACCTCCAGACCCACCCAGCATCTGGGCAGGGTGAAAA GGGAGCCTCCACCTCGCCCTCCTCAGCCTGCCATCTTCACTCAGAGTAAGTGGGGCTGCTCTTGGTGCCttggcccccgcccccgccccctctctcctctcatttCTCTCCTCCTGGAAG AACCAACCTACGACCCTGTGAGTGAGGACCAAGACCCCCTGTCCAGCGACTTCAAGAGGCTGGGCCTGCGGAAGCCAGGACTGCCCCGTGGGCTGTGGCTCGCGAAGCCCTCGGCCCGGGTGCCGGGCACCAAAGCGGGCCGCGGGAGCAGTGAGGTCACGCTCATCGACTTTGGTGAGGAGCCCGTGGTCCCGGCCCCGCAGCCCTGTGCGCCCTCACTGGCGCAGCTGGCCATGGATGCCTGCTCCTTGCTGGACAAGACCCCGCCGCAGAGCCCCTCACGGGCGCTGCCCCGGCCCCTGCATCCCACGCCGGTGGTGGACTGGGATGCGCGCCCGCTGCCCCCGCCTCCTGCCTACGACGACGTGGCCCAGGATGAGGATGACCTTGAGGTCTGCTCCATCAACAGCACCCTA GGTGGGGGCAAGCCGCCCAACTCAGCGCAGACCGCAGAGATCTTCCAGGCGCTGCAGCAGGAGTGCATGCGGCAGCTACAGGTCCCGGCCGGCTCTCTGGTCCCCTCGCCCAGCCCGGTGGGCGACGACAAGCCCCAGGTGCCCCCCCGTGTGCCCATCCCCCCGAGGCCCACGCGCCCACGTGGGGAGCTGTCTCCAGCCCCCTCGGGCGAGGAGGAGATGGGGCGGTGGCCTggacctgcctcccctccccgggTACCACCCCGGGAGCCCCTGTCCCCACAAGGCTCCAGGACCCCCAGCCCCTTGGTGCCACGCGGCAGCTCCCCGCTGCCACCCCGGCTCTCCAGCTCACCTGGGAAGACCATGCCCACCACCCAGAGCTTCGCCTCAGACCCCAAGTATGCCACACCCCAGGTGATCCAGGCACCTGGCCCCCGGGCTGGCCCCTGCATCTTACCCATTGTCCGCGATGGCAAGAAGGTCAGCAACACCCACTACTACCTGCTGCCTGAGCGCCCACCCTACCTGGAGCGCTACCAGCGCTTCCTACGTGAGACCCGGAGCCCCGAAGAGCCGGCCCCCATGCCTGTGCCCCTGCTGCTGCCCCCTCCCGGCATCCCAGCTCCTGCTGCCCCCACTGCCACCGTTCGACCAATGCCTCAGGCTGCCCCAGACCCCAAGGCTAACTTCTCCACCAACACCAGCAACTCAGGGGCCCAGCCGCCAGCCCTGAGGGCCACTGCTCGGCTGCCACAGAGGGGCTGCCCCGGGGACGGGCCAGAGGCTGGAAGGCCAGCAGACAAGATCCAGATG CTGCAGGCCATGGTGCATGGGGTGACCACAGAGGAGTGCCAGGCGGCCCTGCAGAGCCACAGCTGGAGCGTGCAGAGGGCTGCCCAGTATCTGAAG GTGGAGCAGCTCTTTGGTTTGGGTCTGCGGCCGCGAGGCGAGTGCCACAAAGTGCTGGAGATGTTCGACTGGAACTTGGAGCAGGCTGGCTGCCACCTGCTGGGCTCCTGCGGCCCAGCCCACCACAA
- the TNK2 gene encoding activated CDC42 kinase 1 isoform X10: MSKVFSGKRLEAEFPPHHSQSTFRKTSPTPGGPAVEGSLQSLTCLIGEKDLHLFEKLGDGSFGVVRRGEWDAPSGKTVSVAVKCLKPDVLSQPEAMDDFIREVNAMHSLDHRNLIRLYGVVLTPPMKMVTELAPLGSLLDRLRKHQGHFLLGTLSRYAVQVAEGMGYLESKRFIHRDLAARNLLLATRDLVKIGDFGLMRALPQNDDHYVMQEHRKVPFAWCAPESLKTRTFSHASDTWMFGVTLWEMFTYGQEPWIGLNGSQILHKIDKEGERLPRPEDCPQDIYNVMVQCWAHKPEDRPTFVALRDFLLEAQPTDMRALQDFEEPDKLHIQMNDVITVIEGRAENYWWRGQNTRTLCVGPFPRNVVTSVAGLSAQDISQPLQNSFIHTGHGDSDPRHCWGFPDRIDELYLGNPMDPPDLLSVELSTSRPTQHLGRVKREPPPRPPQPAIFTQSKWGCSWCLGPRPRPLSPLISLLLEEPTYDPVSEDQDPLSSDFKRLGLRKPGLPRGLWLAKPSARVPGTKAGRGSSEVTLIDFGEEPVVPAPQPCAPSLAQLAMDACSLLDKTPPQSPSRALPRPLHPTPVVDWDARPLPPPPAYDDVAQDEDDLEVCSINSTLVSAGVSAGPSQGETNYAFVPEPARLFPPLEDNLFLPPQGGGKPPNSAQTAEIFQALQQECMRQLQVPAGSLVPSPSPVGDDKPQVPPRVPIPPRPTRPRGELSPAPSGEEEMGRWPGPASPPRVPPREPLSPQGSRTPSPLVPRGSSPLPPRLSSSPGKTMPTTQSFASDPKYATPQVIQAPGPRAGPCILPIVRDGKKVSNTHYYLLPERPPYLERYQRFLRETRSPEEPAPMPVPLLLPPPGIPAPAAPTATVRPMPQAAPDPKANFSTNTSNSGAQPPALRATARLPQRGCPGDGPEAGRPADKIQMLQAMVHGVTTEECQAALQSHSWSVQRAAQYLKVEQLFGLGLRPRGECHKVLEMFDWNLEQAGCHLLGSCGPAHHKR; this comes from the exons ATGAGCAAG GTGTTCAGTGGAAAGCGGCTGGAGGCTGAGTTCCCCCCTCATCACTCTCAGAGCACCTTCCGGAAGACCTCACCCACCCCCGGAGGCCCAGCAGTGGAGGGATCCCTGCAGAGCCTCACCTGCCTCATTGGGGAGAAGGACCTGCATCTCTTTGAGAAGCTGGGAGATGGCTCCTTCGGCGTGGTGCGCAGGGGCGAGTGGGACGCGCCCTCAGGGAAGACG GTGAGTGTGGCTGTGAAGTGCCTGAAGCCTGATGTGCTGAGCCAGCCAGAGGCCATGGACGACTTCATCCGGGAGGTCAATGCCATGCACTCGCTTGACCACCGAAACCTCATTCGCCTCTACGGTGTGGTGCTCACGCCGCCCATGAAGATG GTGACAGAGCTGGCACCTCTGGGATCGTTGTTGGACCGGCTGCGCAAGCACCAGGGCCACTTCCTCCTGGGTACCCTGAGCCGCTACGCTGTGCAGGTGGCTGAGGGCATGGGCTACCTGGAGTCCAAGCGCTTTATTCACCGTGACCTGGCCGCCCGCAATCTGCTGTTGGCCACCCGTGACCTGGTCAAGATCGGGGACTTCGGGCTGATGCGAGCACTACCCCAGAATGACGACCACTACGTCATGCAGGAGCATCGCAAGGTGCCCTTTGCCTG GTGTGCCCCTGAGAGCCTGAAGACTCGCACCTTCTCCCATGCCAGCGACACCTGGATGTTTGGGGTCACGCTGTGGGAGATGTTCACCTATGGCCAGGAGCCCTGGATTGGCCTCAATGGCAGTCAG ATCCTGCATAAGATTGACAAGGAGGGGGAGCGTCTGCCCCGGCCCGAGGACTGCCCCCAGGACATCTACAATGTCATGGTTCAGTGCTGGGCTCACAAGCCAGAGGACAGACCCACCTTTGTGGCCCTGAGGGACTTCCTGCTGGAG gcccagcccactGACATGCGGGCCCTTCAGGACTTTGAGGAACCAGACAAGCTGCACATCCAGATGAACGATGTCATCACCGTCATTGAGGGGAG GGCTGAGAATTACTGGTGGCGCGGGCAGAACACACGGACGCTGTGCGTGGGGCCCTTCCCTCGCAACGTGGTGACCTCTGTGGCCGGCCTGTCGGCCCAGGACATCAGCCAGCCCCTGCAGAACAGCTTCATTCACACAGGGCATGGCGACAGCGACCCCCGGcactgctggggcttccctgacaGGATTGATGA ACTGTATCTGGGAAACCCCATGGACCCTCCCGACCTGCTGAGTGTGGAACTGAGCACCTCCAGACCCACCCAGCATCTGGGCAGGGTGAAAA GGGAGCCTCCACCTCGCCCTCCTCAGCCTGCCATCTTCACTCAGAGTAAGTGGGGCTGCTCTTGGTGCCttggcccccgcccccgccccctctctcctctcatttCTCTCCTCCTGGAAG AACCAACCTACGACCCTGTGAGTGAGGACCAAGACCCCCTGTCCAGCGACTTCAAGAGGCTGGGCCTGCGGAAGCCAGGACTGCCCCGTGGGCTGTGGCTCGCGAAGCCCTCGGCCCGGGTGCCGGGCACCAAAGCGGGCCGCGGGAGCAGTGAGGTCACGCTCATCGACTTTGGTGAGGAGCCCGTGGTCCCGGCCCCGCAGCCCTGTGCGCCCTCACTGGCGCAGCTGGCCATGGATGCCTGCTCCTTGCTGGACAAGACCCCGCCGCAGAGCCCCTCACGGGCGCTGCCCCGGCCCCTGCATCCCACGCCGGTGGTGGACTGGGATGCGCGCCCGCTGCCCCCGCCTCCTGCCTACGACGACGTGGCCCAGGATGAGGATGACCTTGAGGTCTGCTCCATCAACAGCACCCTAGTGAGTGCAGGGGTCTCTGCTGGGCCCAGCCAGGGCGAGACCAATTACGCCTTTGTGCCTGAGCCGGCGCGGCTCTTCCCTCCCCTGGAGGACAACCTGTTCCTCCCGCCTCAGGGTGGGGGCAAGCCGCCCAACTCAGCGCAGACCGCAGAGATCTTCCAGGCGCTGCAGCAGGAGTGCATGCGGCAGCTACAGGTCCCGGCCGGCTCTCTGGTCCCCTCGCCCAGCCCGGTGGGCGACGACAAGCCCCAGGTGCCCCCCCGTGTGCCCATCCCCCCGAGGCCCACGCGCCCACGTGGGGAGCTGTCTCCAGCCCCCTCGGGCGAGGAGGAGATGGGGCGGTGGCCTggacctgcctcccctccccgggTACCACCCCGGGAGCCCCTGTCCCCACAAGGCTCCAGGACCCCCAGCCCCTTGGTGCCACGCGGCAGCTCCCCGCTGCCACCCCGGCTCTCCAGCTCACCTGGGAAGACCATGCCCACCACCCAGAGCTTCGCCTCAGACCCCAAGTATGCCACACCCCAGGTGATCCAGGCACCTGGCCCCCGGGCTGGCCCCTGCATCTTACCCATTGTCCGCGATGGCAAGAAGGTCAGCAACACCCACTACTACCTGCTGCCTGAGCGCCCACCCTACCTGGAGCGCTACCAGCGCTTCCTACGTGAGACCCGGAGCCCCGAAGAGCCGGCCCCCATGCCTGTGCCCCTGCTGCTGCCCCCTCCCGGCATCCCAGCTCCTGCTGCCCCCACTGCCACCGTTCGACCAATGCCTCAGGCTGCCCCAGACCCCAAGGCTAACTTCTCCACCAACACCAGCAACTCAGGGGCCCAGCCGCCAGCCCTGAGGGCCACTGCTCGGCTGCCACAGAGGGGCTGCCCCGGGGACGGGCCAGAGGCTGGAAGGCCAGCAGACAAGATCCAGATG CTGCAGGCCATGGTGCATGGGGTGACCACAGAGGAGTGCCAGGCGGCCCTGCAGAGCCACAGCTGGAGCGTGCAGAGGGCTGCCCAGTATCTGAAG GTGGAGCAGCTCTTTGGTTTGGGTCTGCGGCCGCGAGGCGAGTGCCACAAAGTGCTGGAGATGTTCGACTGGAACTTGGAGCAGGCTGGCTGCCACCTGCTGGGCTCCTGCGGCCCAGCCCACCACAA